One genomic window of Serinus canaria isolate serCan28SL12 chromosome 4, serCan2020, whole genome shotgun sequence includes the following:
- the FNIP2 gene encoding folliculin-interacting protein 2 isoform X3, which produces MAPTLLQKLFNKRGGGAAAPHGRAPGEGPAFSWSSSELDLNEIRLIVYQDCERRGRQVLFDSKAVRKIDEAVVQKMADEASVKTSAKNCQASNGNNSVSSHSPSISCMQNIKEQIPKYQYTRPASDVNMLGEMMFGSVAMSYKGSTLKIHYIRSPPQLMISKVFSARVGSFSGSNNKNTGFSPCCSLQDSFEYINQDPSLGKLSSNQNGLGTCRSGSNLGVLQLCSSKLLQGVSEGGPLRLIRSASFFAAHSTPVDMPSRGQNEDRDSGIARSASLSSLLVTPFPSPSSSSSSSSSYQRRWLRSQTTSLENGIIPRWSTEEMFSMADETCSSNPAIVRRKKIAISIIFSLPEKEEAQRNFQDFFFSHFPLFESHMNKLKYAIEKAMISCRKIAESSQRVQVYISRVMDALGEFRVTIWNLYSVPRIAEPVWLNMMSSTLEKNQLCQRFLKEFTFLIEQINKNQFFAALLTAVLTYHLAWVPTVMPVDHPPIKAFSEKRTSQSVNMLAKSHPYNPLWAQLGDLYGAIGSPVRLTRTVIVGKRKELVQRLLYVLTYFIRCSELQENQLTWSEKAGEGEQVLNGSKITTALEKGEVEESDYVVVTVKNDPALVPPILPPKNDGSKNNSTAEWVPEPESTQAVPVSSKEKREAIEKVSQTSETSVDCLTGSFCKGAADGRKRTVTDTGIISYHSEESSKLEDVMDVKKNKNQNERKVEKQFSSRSSAVPCPERSGHRSLHLEKVTFQIGSSASPESDLETHRREMEENLKALIKRPEVIHCASSSTNLTVDAPQNQDSCEAAFIPISKHNVCYAQIPPCEEKESILNQHMESKGTEVNLINSISSERLVPTENVETVKLPNMKENRTLCSGNLESYSSDCVEADSAVKQDSSKVGAKDVPYGDSGRKTSFRVEGDIPRNESSDSALGASDEEGDCCIPDEVHHDNISKRLEEFAEVELPLPRSSTISSQCVKNFGRSLLGGYCHTYIPDLVLHGINNDEKLKQCLLADLLHAMHHPVLDEPIAEAVCIIADTDKWNVQVATSQRKMMDGVKLGKDVLVSSQVSSLLQSILQLYKLNVPADFCIMHLEDRLQEMYLKSKMLSEYLRGHTRVHVKELGIVLGIESNDLPLLAAIASTHSPYVAQILL; this is translated from the exons CTGGTCCTCTTCAGAGTTGGACTTGAATGAAATCCGCCTGATAGTTTACCAAGACTGTGAGAGGAGAGGCAGACAGGTCTTATTTGATTCCAAAGCAGTCCGCAAAATTGATGAAGCTGTGGTTCAG AAAATGGCAGATGAGGCTTCTGTAAAGACTTCTGCCAAGAACTGCCAAGCAAGCAATGGGAACAACAGTGTTTCTTCCCATAGTCCTTCTATAAGCTGTATGCAAAATATCAAAGAACAGATACCGAAGTATCAG TACACCAGACCAGCCTCCGATGTCAATATGCTGGGAGAAATGATGTTTGGCTCAGTGGCAATGAGTTACAAAGGCTCCACCTTGAAAATTCACTACATACG CTCTCCCCCACAGCTGATGATAAGTAAAGTCTTCTCAGCCAGGGTAGGAAGCTTCAGTGGAAGCAACAATAa GAATACTGGCTTCTCCCCCTGTTGTAGCTTGCAAGATAGCTTTGAATACATCAACCAAGATCCCAGTCTGGGAAAGCTGAGCTCCaatcagaatggtttgggaacCTGTCGCAGTGGAAGTAATTTAG GTGTGTTACAGCTGTGTAGCAGCAAACTGCTGCAGGGTGTGTCTGAAGGAGGTCCCCTCCGGCTCATTCGCAGTGCTTCTTTCTTTGCAG cACACAGCACACCTGTTGATATGCCTAGCAGGGGACAAAATGAAGACAGAGACAGTGGCATTGCTCGGTCAG CATCTCTGAGCAGTCTTCTGGTTACTCCTTTTCCATCTCCAAGCTCTTCATCATCATCGTCAAGCAGCTATCAACGTCGCTGGCTCCGAAGTCAGACAACCAGTTTAGAGAATGGAATTATTCCAAGGTG GTCCACTGAAGAAATGTTTAGTATGGCTGATGAAACCTGCAGCTCCAATCCTGCAATTGTTcggaggaaaaaaattgcaatcaGCATCATCTTTTCTCTGCCTGAAAaagaagaagcacagagaaactttcaagatttctttttctctcactttcCTCTTTTTGAGTCTCACATGAACAAGCTGAAATATGCAATAGAAAAG GCCATGATCTCATGTAGAAAAATAGCAGAATCCAGCCAGAGAGTGCAGGTTTATATCAGCCGTGTCATGGATGCCCTGGGAGAATTCAG AGTCACCATCTGGAACCTATATTCTGTTCCAAGGATTGCAGAGCCTGTGTGGCTTAATATGATGTCCAGCACCCTGGAAAAGAACCAGCTATGCCAGCGTTTTCTTAAAGAATTTACCTTTCTGATAGAGCAGATCAACAAAAATCA gttctttgctgctttgctgaCCGCAGTGCTGACGTATCACCTGGCGTGGGTCCCAACAGTGATGCCAGTTGACCATCCTCCCATCAAGGCCTTCTCTGAGAAGCGCACATCCCAGTCTGTGAACATGCTGGCAAAATCCCACCCATACAACCCTCTCTGGGCGCAGCTGG GTGATCTCTACGGTGCCATAGGCTCTCCAGTTAGATTGACTCGGACTGTGATAGTTGGAAAGCGCAAGGAGCTGGTGCAGCGCTTGCTCTACGTTCTAACTTACTTCATCCggtgctctgagctgcaggagaatCAGCTGACCTGGAGTGagaaggctggggaaggagagcaggtGCTAAATGGAAGCAAGATCACAACTGCACTAGAAAAGGGAGAGGTAGAGGAATCTGATTATGTGGTTGTCACTGTTAAAAATGACCCTGCTCTTGTGCCTCCAATCCTACCTCCAAAGAATGACGGGAGTAAGAACAACAGTACTGCTGAGTGGGTGCCTGAACCAGAAAGCACTCAGGCTGTCCCAGtctcttcaaaagaaaagagggaagcaATAGAAAAGGTCAGTCAGACCTCTGAAACATCAGTTGACTGTCTAACTGGCAGTTTCTGTAAAGGAGCAGCTGATGGTAGGAAAAGAACTGTCACTGATACAGGAATCATATCCTACCACTCTGAAGAATCATCTAAATTAGAGGATGTAATGGATGTAAAGAAGAACAAGAACCAGAATGAGAGAAAAGTGGAGAAGCAGTTTTCTAGTAGGTCGTCTGCTGTACCTTGTCCTGAAAGGTCTGGCCACAGGAGTTTACACTTAGAAAAGGTCACGTTTCAGATTGGAAGCTCAGCATCACCAGAGTCAGACTTAGAAACTCATAgaagagaaatggaagaaaatctGAAGGCATTAATTAAAAGACCAGAGGTGATACATTGTGCCTCAAGTTCCACAAATCTGACTGTGGATGCTCCTCAGAATCAAGACAGTTGTGAAGCTGCCTTTATACCCATCAGTAAACATAATGTTTGTTATGCACAAATCCCACCAtgtgaggagaaggaaagtATACTTAACCAACATATGGAAAGTAAAGGAACTGAAGTGAATTTAATTAACTCAATATCTAGTGAACGGCTTGTGCCCACAGAAAACGTAGAAACTGTAAAATTGccaaacatgaaagaaaatagaacTTTATGCTCTGGCAATCTGGAGAGCTATTCTTCTGACTGCGTAGAAGCAGATTCTGCTGTCAAACAGGATTCCTCTAAAGTAGGTGCTAAAGATGTCCCCTATGGGGATTCTGGAAGGAAAACCTCCTTCAGAGTTGAAGGGGACATTCCAAGGAATGAGAGTTCAGACAGTGCTCTTGGAGCTAGTGATGAAGAAGGTGATTGTTGTATCCCTGATGAAGTGCATCATGATAACATCAGCAAACGGCTTGAAGAATTTGCAGAAGTGGAACTTCCTTTGCCAAG GTCAAGTACCATCAGCAGTCAATGTGTGAAAAACTTTGGAAGATCACTTCTGGGTGGTTACTGTCATACATATATACCTGATCTAGTGCTGCATGGAATAAATAATGATGAAAAACTCAAGCAGTGTCTTCTAGCAGATCTACTTCATGCAATGCAT CATCCAGTGCTAGATGAGCCTATAGCAGAAGCTGTCTGCATTATTGCAGACACAGATAAATGGAATGTACAAGTAGCTACAAGCCAGAGGAAGATGATGGATGGTGTGAAGTTAGGCAAGGATGTTCTGGTTTCAAGTCAAGTATCCAGTCTGTTGCAGTCTATTTTACAGCTTTACAAACTGAACGTCCCAGCTGACTTC TGCATAATGCATCTTGAGGATAGACTGCAAGAGATGTATCtcaaaagcaaaatgctttcagaataTCTGCGAGGACATACAAGAGTGCATGTAAAAGAACTAGGAATTGTATTGGG gATTGAATCCAATGACTTGCCTTTGTTGGCTGCTATAGCAAGTACTCATTCCCCATATGTTGCTCAAATACTCTTATAA
- the FNIP2 gene encoding folliculin-interacting protein 2 isoform X5: MCGGTPKTANGTGGRIERTRNNNDVPLGNNLSCTKLDERIRKSLRDESVSCANKVTRLLQNSWSSSELDLNEIRLIVYQDCERRGRQVLFDSKAVRKIDEAVVQKMADEASVKTSAKNCQASNGNNSVSSHSPSISCMQNIKEQIPKYQYTRPASDVNMLGEMMFGSVAMSYKGSTLKIHYIRSPPQLMISKVFSARVGSFSGSNNNLQDSFEYINQDPSLGKLSSNQNGLGTCRSGSNLAHSTPVDMPSRGQNEDRDSGIARSASLSSLLVTPFPSPSSSSSSSSSYQRRWLRSQTTSLENGIIPRWSTEEMFSMADETCSSNPAIVRRKKIAISIIFSLPEKEEAQRNFQDFFFSHFPLFESHMNKLKYAIEKAMISCRKIAESSQRVQVYISRVMDALGEFRVTIWNLYSVPRIAEPVWLNMMSSTLEKNQLCQRFLKEFTFLIEQINKNQFFAALLTAVLTYHLAWVPTVMPVDHPPIKAFSEKRTSQSVNMLAKSHPYNPLWAQLGDLYGAIGSPVRLTRTVIVGKRKELVQRLLYVLTYFIRCSELQENQLTWSEKAGEGEQVLNGSKITTALEKGEVEESDYVVVTVKNDPALVPPILPPKNDGSKNNSTAEWVPEPESTQAVPVSSKEKREAIEKVSQTSETSVDCLTGSFCKGAADGRKRTVTDTGIISYHSEESSKLEDVMDVKKNKNQNERKVEKQFSSRSSAVPCPERSGHRSLHLEKVTFQIGSSASPESDLETHRREMEENLKALIKRPEVIHCASSSTNLTVDAPQNQDSCEAAFIPISKHNVCYAQIPPCEEKESILNQHMESKGTEVNLINSISSERLVPTENVETVKLPNMKENRTLCSGNLESYSSDCVEADSAVKQDSSKVGAKDVPYGDSGRKTSFRVEGDIPRNESSDSALGASDEEGDCCIPDEVHHDNISKRLEEFAEVELPLPRSSTISSQCVKNFGRSLLGGYCHTYIPDLVLHGINNDEKLKQCLLADLLHAMHHPVLDEPIAEAVCIIADTDKWNVQVATSQRKMMDGVKLGKDVLVSSQVSSLLQSILQLYKLNVPADFCIMHLEDRLQEMYLKSKMLSEYLRGHTRVHVKELGIVLGIESNDLPLLAAIASTHSPYVAQILL; the protein is encoded by the exons CTGGTCCTCTTCAGAGTTGGACTTGAATGAAATCCGCCTGATAGTTTACCAAGACTGTGAGAGGAGAGGCAGACAGGTCTTATTTGATTCCAAAGCAGTCCGCAAAATTGATGAAGCTGTGGTTCAG AAAATGGCAGATGAGGCTTCTGTAAAGACTTCTGCCAAGAACTGCCAAGCAAGCAATGGGAACAACAGTGTTTCTTCCCATAGTCCTTCTATAAGCTGTATGCAAAATATCAAAGAACAGATACCGAAGTATCAG TACACCAGACCAGCCTCCGATGTCAATATGCTGGGAGAAATGATGTTTGGCTCAGTGGCAATGAGTTACAAAGGCTCCACCTTGAAAATTCACTACATACG CTCTCCCCCACAGCTGATGATAAGTAAAGTCTTCTCAGCCAGGGTAGGAAGCTTCAGTGGAAGCAACAATAa CTTGCAAGATAGCTTTGAATACATCAACCAAGATCCCAGTCTGGGAAAGCTGAGCTCCaatcagaatggtttgggaacCTGTCGCAGTGGAAGTAATTTAG cACACAGCACACCTGTTGATATGCCTAGCAGGGGACAAAATGAAGACAGAGACAGTGGCATTGCTCGGTCAG CATCTCTGAGCAGTCTTCTGGTTACTCCTTTTCCATCTCCAAGCTCTTCATCATCATCGTCAAGCAGCTATCAACGTCGCTGGCTCCGAAGTCAGACAACCAGTTTAGAGAATGGAATTATTCCAAGGTG GTCCACTGAAGAAATGTTTAGTATGGCTGATGAAACCTGCAGCTCCAATCCTGCAATTGTTcggaggaaaaaaattgcaatcaGCATCATCTTTTCTCTGCCTGAAAaagaagaagcacagagaaactttcaagatttctttttctctcactttcCTCTTTTTGAGTCTCACATGAACAAGCTGAAATATGCAATAGAAAAG GCCATGATCTCATGTAGAAAAATAGCAGAATCCAGCCAGAGAGTGCAGGTTTATATCAGCCGTGTCATGGATGCCCTGGGAGAATTCAG AGTCACCATCTGGAACCTATATTCTGTTCCAAGGATTGCAGAGCCTGTGTGGCTTAATATGATGTCCAGCACCCTGGAAAAGAACCAGCTATGCCAGCGTTTTCTTAAAGAATTTACCTTTCTGATAGAGCAGATCAACAAAAATCA gttctttgctgctttgctgaCCGCAGTGCTGACGTATCACCTGGCGTGGGTCCCAACAGTGATGCCAGTTGACCATCCTCCCATCAAGGCCTTCTCTGAGAAGCGCACATCCCAGTCTGTGAACATGCTGGCAAAATCCCACCCATACAACCCTCTCTGGGCGCAGCTGG GTGATCTCTACGGTGCCATAGGCTCTCCAGTTAGATTGACTCGGACTGTGATAGTTGGAAAGCGCAAGGAGCTGGTGCAGCGCTTGCTCTACGTTCTAACTTACTTCATCCggtgctctgagctgcaggagaatCAGCTGACCTGGAGTGagaaggctggggaaggagagcaggtGCTAAATGGAAGCAAGATCACAACTGCACTAGAAAAGGGAGAGGTAGAGGAATCTGATTATGTGGTTGTCACTGTTAAAAATGACCCTGCTCTTGTGCCTCCAATCCTACCTCCAAAGAATGACGGGAGTAAGAACAACAGTACTGCTGAGTGGGTGCCTGAACCAGAAAGCACTCAGGCTGTCCCAGtctcttcaaaagaaaagagggaagcaATAGAAAAGGTCAGTCAGACCTCTGAAACATCAGTTGACTGTCTAACTGGCAGTTTCTGTAAAGGAGCAGCTGATGGTAGGAAAAGAACTGTCACTGATACAGGAATCATATCCTACCACTCTGAAGAATCATCTAAATTAGAGGATGTAATGGATGTAAAGAAGAACAAGAACCAGAATGAGAGAAAAGTGGAGAAGCAGTTTTCTAGTAGGTCGTCTGCTGTACCTTGTCCTGAAAGGTCTGGCCACAGGAGTTTACACTTAGAAAAGGTCACGTTTCAGATTGGAAGCTCAGCATCACCAGAGTCAGACTTAGAAACTCATAgaagagaaatggaagaaaatctGAAGGCATTAATTAAAAGACCAGAGGTGATACATTGTGCCTCAAGTTCCACAAATCTGACTGTGGATGCTCCTCAGAATCAAGACAGTTGTGAAGCTGCCTTTATACCCATCAGTAAACATAATGTTTGTTATGCACAAATCCCACCAtgtgaggagaaggaaagtATACTTAACCAACATATGGAAAGTAAAGGAACTGAAGTGAATTTAATTAACTCAATATCTAGTGAACGGCTTGTGCCCACAGAAAACGTAGAAACTGTAAAATTGccaaacatgaaagaaaatagaacTTTATGCTCTGGCAATCTGGAGAGCTATTCTTCTGACTGCGTAGAAGCAGATTCTGCTGTCAAACAGGATTCCTCTAAAGTAGGTGCTAAAGATGTCCCCTATGGGGATTCTGGAAGGAAAACCTCCTTCAGAGTTGAAGGGGACATTCCAAGGAATGAGAGTTCAGACAGTGCTCTTGGAGCTAGTGATGAAGAAGGTGATTGTTGTATCCCTGATGAAGTGCATCATGATAACATCAGCAAACGGCTTGAAGAATTTGCAGAAGTGGAACTTCCTTTGCCAAG GTCAAGTACCATCAGCAGTCAATGTGTGAAAAACTTTGGAAGATCACTTCTGGGTGGTTACTGTCATACATATATACCTGATCTAGTGCTGCATGGAATAAATAATGATGAAAAACTCAAGCAGTGTCTTCTAGCAGATCTACTTCATGCAATGCAT CATCCAGTGCTAGATGAGCCTATAGCAGAAGCTGTCTGCATTATTGCAGACACAGATAAATGGAATGTACAAGTAGCTACAAGCCAGAGGAAGATGATGGATGGTGTGAAGTTAGGCAAGGATGTTCTGGTTTCAAGTCAAGTATCCAGTCTGTTGCAGTCTATTTTACAGCTTTACAAACTGAACGTCCCAGCTGACTTC TGCATAATGCATCTTGAGGATAGACTGCAAGAGATGTATCtcaaaagcaaaatgctttcagaataTCTGCGAGGACATACAAGAGTGCATGTAAAAGAACTAGGAATTGTATTGGG gATTGAATCCAATGACTTGCCTTTGTTGGCTGCTATAGCAAGTACTCATTCCCCATATGTTGCTCAAATACTCTTATAA
- the FNIP2 gene encoding folliculin-interacting protein 2 isoform X6, with translation MAPTLLQKLFNKRGGGAAAPHGRAPGEGPAFSWSSSELDLNEIRLIVYQDCERRGRQVLFDSKAVRKIDEAVVQKMADEASVKTSAKNCQASNGNNSVSSHSPSISCMQNIKEQIPKYQYTRPASDVNMLGEMMFGSVAMSYKGSTLKIHYIRSPPQLMISKVFSARVGSFSGSNNNLQDSFEYINQDPSLGKLSSNQNGLGTCRSGSNLAHSTPVDMPSRGQNEDRDSGIARSASLSSLLVTPFPSPSSSSSSSSSYQRRWLRSQTTSLENGIIPRWSTEEMFSMADETCSSNPAIVRRKKIAISIIFSLPEKEEAQRNFQDFFFSHFPLFESHMNKLKYAIEKAMISCRKIAESSQRVQVYISRVMDALGEFRVTIWNLYSVPRIAEPVWLNMMSSTLEKNQLCQRFLKEFTFLIEQINKNQFFAALLTAVLTYHLAWVPTVMPVDHPPIKAFSEKRTSQSVNMLAKSHPYNPLWAQLGDLYGAIGSPVRLTRTVIVGKRKELVQRLLYVLTYFIRCSELQENQLTWSEKAGEGEQVLNGSKITTALEKGEVEESDYVVVTVKNDPALVPPILPPKNDGSKNNSTAEWVPEPESTQAVPVSSKEKREAIEKVSQTSETSVDCLTGSFCKGAADGRKRTVTDTGIISYHSEESSKLEDVMDVKKNKNQNERKVEKQFSSRSSAVPCPERSGHRSLHLEKVTFQIGSSASPESDLETHRREMEENLKALIKRPEVIHCASSSTNLTVDAPQNQDSCEAAFIPISKHNVCYAQIPPCEEKESILNQHMESKGTEVNLINSISSERLVPTENVETVKLPNMKENRTLCSGNLESYSSDCVEADSAVKQDSSKVGAKDVPYGDSGRKTSFRVEGDIPRNESSDSALGASDEEGDCCIPDEVHHDNISKRLEEFAEVELPLPRSSTISSQCVKNFGRSLLGGYCHTYIPDLVLHGINNDEKLKQCLLADLLHAMHHPVLDEPIAEAVCIIADTDKWNVQVATSQRKMMDGVKLGKDVLVSSQVSSLLQSILQLYKLNVPADFCIMHLEDRLQEMYLKSKMLSEYLRGHTRVHVKELGIVLGIESNDLPLLAAIASTHSPYVAQILL, from the exons CTGGTCCTCTTCAGAGTTGGACTTGAATGAAATCCGCCTGATAGTTTACCAAGACTGTGAGAGGAGAGGCAGACAGGTCTTATTTGATTCCAAAGCAGTCCGCAAAATTGATGAAGCTGTGGTTCAG AAAATGGCAGATGAGGCTTCTGTAAAGACTTCTGCCAAGAACTGCCAAGCAAGCAATGGGAACAACAGTGTTTCTTCCCATAGTCCTTCTATAAGCTGTATGCAAAATATCAAAGAACAGATACCGAAGTATCAG TACACCAGACCAGCCTCCGATGTCAATATGCTGGGAGAAATGATGTTTGGCTCAGTGGCAATGAGTTACAAAGGCTCCACCTTGAAAATTCACTACATACG CTCTCCCCCACAGCTGATGATAAGTAAAGTCTTCTCAGCCAGGGTAGGAAGCTTCAGTGGAAGCAACAATAa CTTGCAAGATAGCTTTGAATACATCAACCAAGATCCCAGTCTGGGAAAGCTGAGCTCCaatcagaatggtttgggaacCTGTCGCAGTGGAAGTAATTTAG cACACAGCACACCTGTTGATATGCCTAGCAGGGGACAAAATGAAGACAGAGACAGTGGCATTGCTCGGTCAG CATCTCTGAGCAGTCTTCTGGTTACTCCTTTTCCATCTCCAAGCTCTTCATCATCATCGTCAAGCAGCTATCAACGTCGCTGGCTCCGAAGTCAGACAACCAGTTTAGAGAATGGAATTATTCCAAGGTG GTCCACTGAAGAAATGTTTAGTATGGCTGATGAAACCTGCAGCTCCAATCCTGCAATTGTTcggaggaaaaaaattgcaatcaGCATCATCTTTTCTCTGCCTGAAAaagaagaagcacagagaaactttcaagatttctttttctctcactttcCTCTTTTTGAGTCTCACATGAACAAGCTGAAATATGCAATAGAAAAG GCCATGATCTCATGTAGAAAAATAGCAGAATCCAGCCAGAGAGTGCAGGTTTATATCAGCCGTGTCATGGATGCCCTGGGAGAATTCAG AGTCACCATCTGGAACCTATATTCTGTTCCAAGGATTGCAGAGCCTGTGTGGCTTAATATGATGTCCAGCACCCTGGAAAAGAACCAGCTATGCCAGCGTTTTCTTAAAGAATTTACCTTTCTGATAGAGCAGATCAACAAAAATCA gttctttgctgctttgctgaCCGCAGTGCTGACGTATCACCTGGCGTGGGTCCCAACAGTGATGCCAGTTGACCATCCTCCCATCAAGGCCTTCTCTGAGAAGCGCACATCCCAGTCTGTGAACATGCTGGCAAAATCCCACCCATACAACCCTCTCTGGGCGCAGCTGG GTGATCTCTACGGTGCCATAGGCTCTCCAGTTAGATTGACTCGGACTGTGATAGTTGGAAAGCGCAAGGAGCTGGTGCAGCGCTTGCTCTACGTTCTAACTTACTTCATCCggtgctctgagctgcaggagaatCAGCTGACCTGGAGTGagaaggctggggaaggagagcaggtGCTAAATGGAAGCAAGATCACAACTGCACTAGAAAAGGGAGAGGTAGAGGAATCTGATTATGTGGTTGTCACTGTTAAAAATGACCCTGCTCTTGTGCCTCCAATCCTACCTCCAAAGAATGACGGGAGTAAGAACAACAGTACTGCTGAGTGGGTGCCTGAACCAGAAAGCACTCAGGCTGTCCCAGtctcttcaaaagaaaagagggaagcaATAGAAAAGGTCAGTCAGACCTCTGAAACATCAGTTGACTGTCTAACTGGCAGTTTCTGTAAAGGAGCAGCTGATGGTAGGAAAAGAACTGTCACTGATACAGGAATCATATCCTACCACTCTGAAGAATCATCTAAATTAGAGGATGTAATGGATGTAAAGAAGAACAAGAACCAGAATGAGAGAAAAGTGGAGAAGCAGTTTTCTAGTAGGTCGTCTGCTGTACCTTGTCCTGAAAGGTCTGGCCACAGGAGTTTACACTTAGAAAAGGTCACGTTTCAGATTGGAAGCTCAGCATCACCAGAGTCAGACTTAGAAACTCATAgaagagaaatggaagaaaatctGAAGGCATTAATTAAAAGACCAGAGGTGATACATTGTGCCTCAAGTTCCACAAATCTGACTGTGGATGCTCCTCAGAATCAAGACAGTTGTGAAGCTGCCTTTATACCCATCAGTAAACATAATGTTTGTTATGCACAAATCCCACCAtgtgaggagaaggaaagtATACTTAACCAACATATGGAAAGTAAAGGAACTGAAGTGAATTTAATTAACTCAATATCTAGTGAACGGCTTGTGCCCACAGAAAACGTAGAAACTGTAAAATTGccaaacatgaaagaaaatagaacTTTATGCTCTGGCAATCTGGAGAGCTATTCTTCTGACTGCGTAGAAGCAGATTCTGCTGTCAAACAGGATTCCTCTAAAGTAGGTGCTAAAGATGTCCCCTATGGGGATTCTGGAAGGAAAACCTCCTTCAGAGTTGAAGGGGACATTCCAAGGAATGAGAGTTCAGACAGTGCTCTTGGAGCTAGTGATGAAGAAGGTGATTGTTGTATCCCTGATGAAGTGCATCATGATAACATCAGCAAACGGCTTGAAGAATTTGCAGAAGTGGAACTTCCTTTGCCAAG GTCAAGTACCATCAGCAGTCAATGTGTGAAAAACTTTGGAAGATCACTTCTGGGTGGTTACTGTCATACATATATACCTGATCTAGTGCTGCATGGAATAAATAATGATGAAAAACTCAAGCAGTGTCTTCTAGCAGATCTACTTCATGCAATGCAT CATCCAGTGCTAGATGAGCCTATAGCAGAAGCTGTCTGCATTATTGCAGACACAGATAAATGGAATGTACAAGTAGCTACAAGCCAGAGGAAGATGATGGATGGTGTGAAGTTAGGCAAGGATGTTCTGGTTTCAAGTCAAGTATCCAGTCTGTTGCAGTCTATTTTACAGCTTTACAAACTGAACGTCCCAGCTGACTTC TGCATAATGCATCTTGAGGATAGACTGCAAGAGATGTATCtcaaaagcaaaatgctttcagaataTCTGCGAGGACATACAAGAGTGCATGTAAAAGAACTAGGAATTGTATTGGG gATTGAATCCAATGACTTGCCTTTGTTGGCTGCTATAGCAAGTACTCATTCCCCATATGTTGCTCAAATACTCTTATAA